A DNA window from Paenibacillus sp. HWE-109 contains the following coding sequences:
- the udk gene encoding uridine kinase: protein MLVIGIAGGTGSGKTTVARSIINKLGSTKVTLISQDNYYLHHSGLTFEERERINYDHPRAFENTLLLKHLNELKNGNPVDIPVYDFSQHARSQETIRIDVKPIVLLEGIHVLTDEELRGALNIKVFVDTDPDVRILRRLSRDINERGRSLQSVFDQYLTTVKPMHDAFIEPSKKYADIIIPEGGENQIGISMLTILTERYMTDQAASYEIG, encoded by the coding sequence ATGCTCGTTATCGGAATTGCCGGTGGGACCGGATCAGGAAAAACAACAGTAGCAAGATCGATCATCAACAAGCTTGGTTCGACCAAAGTGACATTAATTTCACAGGATAATTACTATCTTCATCATAGCGGCCTTACGTTTGAGGAACGGGAACGCATTAATTATGATCATCCCCGTGCCTTCGAGAATACTTTGCTGCTCAAGCATTTAAATGAGCTAAAAAACGGCAATCCCGTTGATATTCCAGTCTATGATTTCTCACAGCATGCCCGTTCACAGGAAACGATTCGCATTGATGTTAAACCGATTGTGCTGCTTGAGGGCATTCATGTCTTGACAGATGAAGAGCTTCGCGGCGCTTTGAACATCAAAGTATTCGTCGATACGGATCCCGATGTGCGTATTCTTAGACGGCTATCCCGAGATATCAATGAACGCGGTCGTTCGCTGCAATCGGTTTTCGATCAATACTTAACGACAGTAAAACCGATGCATGATGCCTTCATAGAGCCTTCCAAGAAATACGCGGATATCATTATCCCAGAAGGCGGAGAAAACCAAATCGGTATTTCCATGTTAACTATTTTGACCGAGCGCTACATGACAGATCAGGCTGCCAGCTACGAAATTGGTTGA
- the cyoC gene encoding cytochrome o ubiquinol oxidase subunit III, protein MAHAAAHSGEHAHDHDHEHDHESLKTFGFWIFLITDVILFGSLFATYIVLHQNTNGGPTPEELFKMPGIIAETFILLTSSFTSGLAVLGMNKGNLKQLIGWLAVTVVLGASFVGLELSEFITMVNHEGATISTSAFLSAFFTLVGTHGLHVSVGLIWMIGLIFQLRRRGITAVTKRKVAVISLYWHFLDVVWIFVFTIVYLMGVM, encoded by the coding sequence ATGGCACATGCAGCCGCACACAGTGGGGAGCACGCCCATGACCACGATCATGAACATGATCATGAATCGCTCAAAACGTTTGGTTTTTGGATCTTTCTAATAACGGATGTTATCTTGTTTGGTTCGTTATTTGCGACCTATATAGTACTTCACCAAAATACAAATGGCGGACCCACACCGGAAGAACTGTTCAAAATGCCGGGGATCATCGCCGAGACCTTCATCTTGCTCACCAGCAGCTTCACAAGCGGTCTGGCTGTCCTGGGAATGAACAAAGGTAATTTGAAACAGCTAATTGGCTGGCTCGCTGTTACAGTGGTTCTAGGGGCTTCATTCGTTGGGCTTGAGCTAAGTGAATTTATTACGATGGTTAATCATGAAGGAGCAACCATCAGCACGAGCGCTTTCTTATCGGCTTTCTTTACCTTAGTGGGTACGCACGGATTGCACGTATCGGTCGGTCTGATCTGGATGATTGGTTTGATTTTCCAATTGAGACGCAGAGGAATTACGGCTGTGACCAAACGGAAAGTAGCTGTCATTTCGTTATACTGGCATTTTCTTGATGTCGTGTGGATCTTCGTATTTACGATTGTATATCTGATGGGGGTGATGTAA
- a CDS encoding L,D-transpeptidase, producing MIRHQQRFQNHLDDNLIHLHKNFFVSPSDPQYYEKVIRYLDANSPEAHYKIGQKFQLKGNLKRAVFHYKEVLKTYPSPFYSAANRAIQQLDQQQAQHAANLQQAFPGKNKGLLPPFMKTLLIVLLVFNLLLVLLFVGDKPIYKTISNMKVWGVGSSITYETVDTPFIMYLTPESANEEIEDALHKQAVALAKDMPKRSIIIYGIVSQDQTLRGKTMVLTNEEMAKRAIVVAQYHPETDTSVRIRFLNSAYDKHQPLSAIGANLVRTALAAYMRDNGKAPESLNKLLQDYPNNYLSFIPLEAETGSNEVSAANNGQGGWVYNSEAGDAAAMFYPNTVGPESISFEPVHIEINKVEHRLRLMSGNYLLEDKVVGLGANAATPLGDFIVNDRVQQPKGKNASSYGDAGLGLGDIALHGTYDESSIGSDKSLGCVRLTNEDVQALFPFVPKGTVVQIEASQWKSGDAKLIKNTETLIPLKKPELDQSPEHVIFHWLG from the coding sequence ATGATTCGCCACCAACAACGATTTCAGAATCACCTGGATGACAATTTGATTCATCTGCACAAAAATTTTTTCGTAAGCCCCTCTGATCCCCAATACTATGAGAAGGTGATTCGGTATCTGGATGCCAATTCGCCGGAAGCTCATTATAAGATTGGGCAGAAATTTCAGTTAAAAGGGAACCTCAAAAGAGCTGTGTTTCATTACAAGGAAGTTTTGAAAACGTATCCTTCACCGTTTTATTCGGCTGCCAATCGCGCCATCCAGCAGTTGGATCAGCAGCAAGCGCAGCACGCTGCCAATCTTCAGCAAGCTTTCCCAGGTAAGAATAAAGGACTGCTGCCCCCTTTTATGAAAACATTGCTTATCGTTCTGCTCGTGTTTAACTTGCTGTTGGTACTATTATTCGTTGGGGATAAGCCAATCTACAAAACGATTTCCAACATGAAGGTGTGGGGAGTCGGGAGCAGCATCACCTACGAGACTGTGGATACGCCGTTTATTATGTATTTAACGCCTGAAAGCGCTAATGAAGAAATTGAGGATGCACTGCATAAGCAAGCTGTTGCCTTGGCAAAGGATATGCCCAAACGCAGCATTATCATCTACGGAATTGTTTCTCAGGATCAAACGCTGAGAGGAAAGACCATGGTCCTCACCAATGAAGAGATGGCCAAGCGTGCGATCGTCGTTGCTCAGTACCATCCGGAAACGGACACCTCAGTAAGAATACGCTTCCTGAATTCGGCTTATGACAAGCACCAACCGCTTAGTGCGATTGGTGCTAATTTAGTTCGTACAGCTCTAGCAGCCTATATGAGGGACAATGGGAAAGCTCCAGAAAGCCTGAATAAGCTGCTGCAGGATTATCCGAATAACTATCTAAGCTTCATTCCTTTAGAGGCTGAGACGGGCTCTAACGAAGTTTCCGCGGCTAATAATGGGCAGGGGGGATGGGTTTACAACAGTGAGGCAGGCGATGCTGCAGCTATGTTTTATCCCAATACGGTTGGGCCGGAGTCTATCTCCTTTGAACCGGTACATATAGAAATCAATAAGGTTGAGCATCGATTGAGGCTTATGAGCGGGAATTATTTGTTAGAGGATAAAGTGGTTGGCCTCGGCGCTAATGCGGCAACACCACTTGGAGATTTCATTGTGAATGACCGTGTGCAACAACCAAAAGGCAAGAACGCTTCCAGCTATGGCGATGCAGGCCTCGGTCTAGGAGACATTGCGCTTCACGGCACGTACGATGAGAGCTCAATTGGAAGCGATAAATCATTGGGCTGCGTACGTCTCACGAACGAAGATGTTCAAGCGCTGTTTCCTTTTGTGCCTAAAGGCACGGTTGTTCAAATTGAAGCCTCCCAATGGAAGTCGGGTGATGCAAAGCTTATCAAGAACACGGAAACCTTGATTCCTTTGAAAAAACCTGAGCTTGATCAGTCGCCGGAGCATGTTATTTTTCATTGGCTAGGTTAA
- the cyoD gene encoding cytochrome o ubiquinol oxidase subunit IV, with protein MSGQHTSSHQNHDAHGSLKSYIIGFALSIILTIIPLVVVMNHMLNKTGTLLVILVMAVLQFGVQLLFFMHVREGENARWNIMALIFGLIILVTIVGGSIWIMTYNQVAH; from the coding sequence ATGAGTGGGCAGCATACAAGCTCGCATCAGAATCATGATGCTCATGGATCATTGAAGTCTTACATCATAGGCTTCGCCTTATCGATTATCTTAACGATTATTCCTTTGGTCGTTGTCATGAACCACATGCTCAATAAAACGGGTACACTGTTGGTGATTCTCGTTATGGCCGTCCTGCAGTTCGGTGTTCAACTTCTGTTCTTCATGCATGTGAGGGAAGGCGAGAATGCACGCTGGAATATAATGGCGCTGATCTTTGGGCTCATTATTCTAGTTACGATCGTAGGAGGCTCCATCTGGATTATGACCTATAACCAAGTGGCGCACTAA
- a CDS encoding aminopeptidase yields the protein MRDPRLQTFARNIIRYSVSLQPGENILIEMIGVKDPELAKCFIEEVYAVGGKPFIELRDPVITRSLQMKGSQEQFSQWSDFELQRMKQMDAYVAVRSGDNITESSDVPDDQMKLYLKHFQRPLFDERINNTKWCVMRYPNPSMAQLAGKSTEEFEDFYFKVCNLDYSKMAVAMESLVDLMNRTDRVRLVAKGTDISFSIQNIGAVPCSGLRNIPDGEVYSAPVKDSVNGVISYNTPTIYSGTSFENIVLRFENGRIIEATSNDTKKLNDILDTDDGARYIGEFAIGVNPHIQHPMKDILFDEKIDGSIHFTPGQAYETADNTNRSSVHWDMVLIQRPEYGGGEIYFDDVLIRKDGRFVIPELEKLNPENLM from the coding sequence ATGAGAGATCCGCGACTACAAACCTTCGCCCGCAACATTATTCGTTACTCTGTTAGCCTACAGCCCGGCGAGAACATATTGATTGAAATGATAGGCGTCAAAGACCCTGAACTTGCCAAATGCTTTATTGAAGAAGTATATGCCGTCGGAGGAAAACCCTTCATCGAACTGCGTGATCCTGTCATCACCAGAAGTTTGCAAATGAAGGGCTCACAAGAGCAGTTCAGCCAATGGTCTGATTTCGAGCTGCAGCGTATGAAGCAAATGGATGCCTACGTCGCTGTACGAAGCGGGGATAATATTACTGAGTCTTCCGATGTGCCGGATGATCAAATGAAATTGTATCTGAAGCACTTCCAACGCCCGCTGTTCGACGAACGAATCAACAACACCAAATGGTGTGTAATGCGCTATCCGAACCCATCTATGGCCCAGCTAGCCGGCAAAAGCACCGAAGAGTTCGAAGACTTTTATTTCAAAGTCTGCAACCTTGATTACAGCAAAATGGCTGTCGCCATGGAGTCTCTTGTGGATCTGATGAACCGCACAGATCGTGTCCGTCTTGTCGCCAAAGGAACCGATATCAGCTTCTCCATCCAAAATATCGGAGCCGTTCCTTGCTCAGGCTTGCGAAACATCCCGGATGGCGAGGTCTATTCCGCTCCTGTGAAAGATTCCGTGAATGGCGTCATCAGTTACAACACGCCAACCATTTATTCCGGAACTTCGTTTGAAAACATCGTTCTGCGTTTTGAGAACGGGCGAATTATAGAAGCCACGAGCAATGATACGAAGAAGTTGAATGACATTTTGGATACGGATGATGGCGCTCGTTATATCGGTGAGTTCGCTATCGGCGTGAACCCTCATATTCAGCATCCAATGAAAGACATCCTCTTCGATGAGAAGATTGATGGCAGCATTCACTTCACTCCAGGTCAAGCGTATGAAACTGCCGATAACACGAACCGTTCCTCCGTCCACTGGGATATGGTCCTGATCCAACGACCTGAGTACGGCGGCGGCGAAATTTACTTCGACGATGTGTTAATCCGCAAGGATGGGCGCTTCGTCATTCCTGAATTAGAGAAGTTGAACCCCGAAAACTTAATGTAA